In the genome of Mytilus edulis chromosome 3, xbMytEdul2.2, whole genome shotgun sequence, one region contains:
- the LOC139515755 gene encoding tripartite motif-containing protein 2-like, translated as MASLEDSTSDILTCSICLEIFTKPKYLPCLHTFCESCLLTYITSGFEKGTKAVECPVCRETVAVPKDNCTPEEWVKLIPLNFLISGMLENRKLRRLEKPCLLCERSNSKAVAKAIVICLQCADALCETCAKYHSLMKCTSDHVVMPLDEYLSDQKSNLSVFKNTCAEHPSKIIELYCADHECPCCSICISIKHRRCEKVQTIDKAAEGITSSPVVQDTRQGLQDVYDDVDTVLKDRKDNLTQLEKEYETDLKIVDKTFQSLRDKLDEEQLLRKNFLQKTFNEKKGIIETEIIKCENNRKAIENERTLLEICLTEASNVQVMLEIQKLKTQLDKHKNIFRAPRDNRTLTLSLQNLEYQSIINQIEKLCSVHCDIKANTLSMKTHSNFDTTIFKFNRFATLGTDNTCWTVNGNTAGAVCFSVSKTVVCCGFLTFGCKQMTKPCSIQATIRYGSEILGKITTILNDKKFENNVTEILLPKPVTLLPNKQHTIEFKLKSQSHCNYGENGKMELQCEDVVFSFKKSDSNGLNETRGQIPGIMFRKACT; from the coding sequence ATGGCATCTTTAGAAGATAGTACATCAGACATACTTACTTGCTCGATTTGTCTcgaaatatttacaaaacctAAATATTTACCTTGTTTACATACATTTTGCGAAAGTTGCTTATTGACCTATATTACTTCCGGGTTTGAAAAAGGTACAAAAGCTGTAGAATGTCCTGTTTGCAGAGAAACAGTTGCAGTCCCGAAGGATAATTGTACACCAGAAGAATGGGTAAAGTTAATTCCTCTAAATTTCCTCATTTCCGGCATGTTAGAGAATAGAAAATTAAGAAGACTTGAGAAACCATGTTTGTTGTGCGAGAGGTCCAACAGTAAAGCTGTGGCTAAAGCTATAGTCATTTGCTTGCAGTGCGCCGATGCTTTATGTGAAACATGCGCAAAGTATCATAGTTTAATGAAATGTACATCTGATCACGTGGTAATGCCTCTTGATGAATACTTATCCGACCAAAAAAGTAATCTGTCGGTTTTCAAAAACACATGTGCTGAACATCCGAGTAAAATTATCGAACTTTATTGCGCGGATCACGAATGTCCGTGTTGTTCAATTTGTATCTCGATAAAACATCGACGATGTGAAAAAGTTCAGACCATTGATAAAGCAGCGGAGGGAATAACGTCTTCTCCTGTTGTTCAAGATACAAGACAGGGATTGCAAGATGTTTATGATGACGTGGACACTGTTCTGAAAGACCGCAAGGACAATTTAACTCAGCTTGAAAAAGAGTATGAAACAGACCTAAAGATTGTGGATAAGACATTTCAGAGTTTAAGAGATAAGTTGGACGAAGAGCAGTTATTGCGTAAAAATTTTCTGCAGAAAACCTTTAACGAAAAGAAAGGTATTATTGAAACGGAAATtattaaatgtgaaaataatCGGAAGGCAATAGAAAATGAACGAACACTTTTAGAAATATGCCTGACAGAGGCTTCAAATGTTCAAGTAATGTTGGAAATACAGAAATTAAAGACACAACTAGataaacataaaaacatttttcGCGCTCCTCGTGATAACCGAACACTCACACTTAGTTTGCAGAACCTAGAATATCAGTCAATTATTAATCAAATTGAGAAACTTTGCTCAGTACATTGTGACATCAAGGCAAATACCCTGTCAATGAAAACTCATTCAAATTTTGATACTACAATTTTCAAATTCAACAGGTTTGCAACACTTGGAACAGACAATACTTGTTGGACCGTCAACGGTAACACCGCAGGTGCGGTTTGTTTTTCAGTTTCGAAAACAGTTGTATGCTGTGGCTTTTTAACATTCGGCTGTAAACAAATGACAAAACCTTGCTCCATACAAGCTACCATTAGATATGGCAGTGAAATTTTAGGAAAAATAACAACAATCTTGAATGACAAAAAGTTCGAAAACAACGTAACGGAAATTCTTCTCCCAAAGCCTGTGACACTTTTACCAAATAAACAACACAcaattgaatttaaattaaaaagtcaaTCACATTGTAACTATGGTGAAAACGGGAAAATGGAATTACAATGTGAAGATGtagtatttagttttaaaaagtcAGATAGCAATGGACTTAATGAAACTAGGGGACAAATCCCCGGGATAATGTTTAGGAAAGCATGCACGTAA
- the LOC139515756 gene encoding protein cornichon homolog 1-like — protein MAFTFAAFCYIFALILSAVLIFFAIFHIIAFDELKTDYKNPVDQCRSLNPLVLPEYLIHVLYTILFVFAQQWGTLIMNIPLIAYHVRRYMNRPVMSCPGLYDPTSIMNADELSRAQREGWIKLAFYLISFFYYLYSMIYVLVSN, from the exons atggcATTCACATTTGCTgcattttgttacatatttgctcTGATCTTATCAGCAGTTCTtatattttttgcaatatttcat ATAATAGCTTTTGATGAACTCAAAACAGATTACAAGAATCCTGTAGATCAATGTAGAAGCCTTAATCCT TTAGTCCTACCAGAGTATTTAATCCACGTGTTGTATACGATATTGTTTGTATTCGCACAACAATGGGGGACACTCATAATGAATATACCTTTAATTGCTTATCATGTTCGAAG gtACATGAACAGACCTGTGATGAGTTGTCCTGGGTTGTATGACCCTACATCCATCATGAATGCTGATGAGCTGAGTAGAGCCCAGAGGGAAGGATGGATCAAATTAGCATTTTATCTTATATCATTCTTTTACTACTTATATAG tatGATATATGTTTTGGTGTCCAACTAA